The genomic segment CCGCGCCGTCCGGCACGCACACCTCGTCCGTGGCGCGCAAGAAGAAGACGTACGGCGTTCCCCGGGATCTTAGGGAGGTGCCGGGGGTGGACATACCGCCTCCGGTGCCGCCCACGGTGCGCACGACGAGGGGCTCGTACGGCACCGAGCCTTTCAGGACGAACTGCGGGAATACTTGCCAGTCGGTGACGATGGCCCGTTCGCCCACAAGCCGCGACGTGCCCTCGTCGATGGGAAAACCGACGATGATGAGATCCGCGGATGCGACCACGGAACCGTAATCTTCGGGCGCCTCGACGGTTAGCGCCAGCGCCGCCAACGCCGGGGAGAGAGTGAGCAACGCGGCGGCCAAGGCGATCGCCAAAGGAAGCCGCAACGACACCCCCTCCTTACGGGCAACAATTGCGTTCTCGGCTGCGCCGGCTCCTGCGCGCGGGGTCCTTCAGAACTCCTTCCGCTCGTAGATGGCCACCGAGACGCGCCACGATGCGGCCAGCAGCAAGACCCCAGCGGCCGCCGGCCACGCGTAGAGCCACCATTCCGGCAGCGTCCGCAGCCACTCCAGGAGGCCCCAGAAGTTGTTCCGGACGGCGAGGTTGTAGACGATGGGCTCCACGGCCAGCACGATCAGCAACAGGGTGAGCGTGCCGGCGTAGACGAAGCGCTGTCCCAGCCAATAGTAGAGCGGGAAGAAGGTTGACAAAAACACCGCCAGCACAACCACGTTCGTCAGCAGTTCCAACGCTCTCGGCACGGGGACGCCGCCCAGCGCCGCGCGGCCCACCGCGGCCACCAGCATCAGCCCGACGCCGGCCGCGAGGTGGAAGACGTACTTGGCCGTGACGAGTTCGCGTCGGGTCACGGGCAGGCTGTTGAGCAGCACGTGCGCGTTGAACCGGTCGTCTTGGTTGGCGGCGGCGAAGGGGAGGAACATGCCCACCATCGTAGCTCCTGCCAGCGGCGCCTCCGCGCCGCCGAACTGGACCGTAAGGAACAACGCCAACGCCGCGTAGACCGCCAGCAACGTGCGATGCACGAGGAAATCTTTGTACACGAGCTTCAGCATCGGTCGCTTACCTCGCTTCCTGCCCGTACTTGATGGTGTACACCATGATGTCGTCCAGCGTCGGCGTTTCGACGACGGCTTTCCCGCCGAAATAGGCCCGCGCCGCGGCGGCGTCGGCCGTCAGCCCTTCGAAGCCGAAGCTGTGTTCCCGCAGCCCGACGAACAGCCGCCGGCTGTCCGCGTTCAAGAGCTCCCGTCCGCCTTTGACGAGGGCGTAGCGTTCGAACAGTTCGTCTTTCGGGAGCGAAAAGAGGATGCGGCCGTCGTGAATGAACGTAATGTAGTCCGCCACCTTCTCCAAGTCCGACGTGATGTGGGTCGAGAAAAAGATGGTCTTTTCTTCGTGCTGCATGAGCCCCAGCATCAAGTCCAAAATTTCCCGCCGCATCACTGGGTCGAGGCCCGACGTCGGCTCGTCCATGACGATCAAGTCCGCGTTGTGCGACAGCGCCAAGGCGATCGCGTACTTCACCTTCATGCCCCGCGACAAGTGCTTGATGCGCTTGCCGGCCGGCAGCTCGAACTGGTCGAGGTAGCGCCGGAACGCCTGCTCGTCCCAGTCGCGATAGCACGCGGCGACGATGCGCTTCATCGCCTCCACCGACAAGTCTTCGTAGAAGCAGCTGTCGGCGTAAACAAAGCCGATGCGTTGTTTGATTTCTTTCTCATGCTGGCGGTGATCCAGGCCGAAGACGCGGATCGACCCGGCGTCGGGACGCAACAGGTTCATCAGCAGCTTGATGGTGGTCGTCTTGCCCGCACCGTTCCTGCCGATGAACCCGTGAACGTACCCCCGTTTGACCGAAAACGAAACCCGATCCAGGGTGAAGCCGGGAAAGCGTTTACTCACTCCGTCAAAAACGACGATGTCTTCCATCCCGCTGGCCTCCTCACGCATCGTTGCCTTCGCTTTCCTCCTCGTACAGCAGCCGCACCATGTCGATCAGCTCCTTCAGCGTCACGCCGACGGCCTTGCTTTCCGCCACCACCTCCGCCAGCCGCTCCTCCACCCAGCGCAGCCGCATCTCCCGCAGCAGCTCCCGATTCTTGCCGGCCACGAACGACCCTTTGCCGACGACGGAGACGATGAATCCTTC from the Bacillota bacterium genome contains:
- a CDS encoding sodium ABC transporter ATP-binding protein; the encoded protein is MEDIVVFDGVSKRFPGFTLDRVSFSVKRGYVHGFIGRNGAGKTTTIKLLMNLLRPDAGSIRVFGLDHRQHEKEIKQRIGFVYADSCFYEDLSVEAMKRIVAACYRDWDEQAFRRYLDQFELPAGKRIKHLSRGMKVKYAIALALSHNADLIVMDEPTSGLDPVMRREILDLMLGLMQHEEKTIFFSTHITSDLEKVADYITFIHDGRILFSLPKDELFERYALVKGGRELLNADSRRLFVGLREHSFGFEGLTADAAAARAYFGGKAVVETPTLDDIMVYTIKYGQEAR
- a CDS encoding GntR family transcriptional regulator; the protein is MRIIISNSSKEPIYEQIKRQIKESILKGELQENQPLPSIRQLAKELQVSVITTKRAYDDLEREGFIVSVVGKGSFVAGKNRELLREMRLRWVEERLAEVVAESKAVGVTLKELIDMVRLLYEEESEGNDA